The Streptomyces aurantiacus genome includes a region encoding these proteins:
- a CDS encoding IS630 family transposase, which translates to MAEPVRVRRLTDQEGQKLQQIVRRGSTSSVRYRRAMMLLASAGGNRVPVIAQLVQADEDTVRDVIHRFNEIGLACLDPQWAGGRPRRLSPDDEDFVVATATTRPTKLGQPFTRWSLRKLVGYLRKIHGRVIRIGRETLRGLLARRGVTFQRTKTWKESPDPDRETKLDRIEEVLDRFPDRVFAFDEFGPLGIRPTAGSGWAERKRPDRLPATYHRTHGVRYFHGCYSVGDDTLWGVNHRKKGAANTLAALKSIRAARPDGAPIYVILDNLSAHKGTDIRRWARKHKVELCFTPTYASWANPIEAHFGPLRQFTIANSHHPNHTVQTRALHAYLRWRNANARHRDVLTAERKERARIRSEKNIRWGGRPLAAAA; encoded by the coding sequence GTGGCTGAGCCTGTCCGTGTGCGCAGACTGACCGACCAGGAGGGGCAGAAGCTGCAGCAGATCGTGCGTCGGGGCAGCACCAGTTCGGTGCGTTACCGGCGGGCGATGATGCTGCTGGCCTCGGCCGGCGGGAACCGGGTGCCGGTGATCGCCCAGCTGGTCCAGGCCGACGAGGACACCGTCCGCGACGTGATCCACCGCTTCAACGAGATCGGCCTGGCCTGCCTGGACCCTCAGTGGGCGGGAGGCCGTCCCCGCCGACTCAGCCCTGACGACGAGGACTTCGTCGTGGCGACGGCCACCACCCGCCCGACCAAGCTCGGTCAGCCCTTCACCCGCTGGTCACTGCGCAAACTCGTCGGCTACCTGCGGAAAATCCACGGTCGGGTCATCCGGATCGGCCGCGAGACCTTACGCGGCCTGCTCGCCCGACGCGGTGTCACCTTCCAGCGCACCAAGACGTGGAAGGAGTCCCCCGACCCGGACCGCGAGACGAAGCTGGACCGGATCGAAGAGGTCCTCGACCGATTCCCAGACCGGGTCTTCGCCTTCGACGAATTCGGCCCGCTCGGGATCCGGCCCACCGCGGGCTCGGGCTGGGCAGAACGCAAACGCCCCGACCGGCTGCCCGCCACCTACCACCGCACCCACGGAGTCCGCTACTTCCACGGCTGCTACTCGGTCGGCGACGACACCCTGTGGGGCGTCAACCACCGCAAGAAGGGCGCCGCGAACACGCTGGCCGCGCTGAAATCGATCCGCGCCGCCCGGCCCGACGGCGCCCCCATCTACGTGATCCTGGACAACCTGTCCGCCCACAAGGGCACCGACATCCGCCGCTGGGCCAGGAAACACAAGGTCGAACTGTGCTTCACCCCGACCTACGCCTCGTGGGCCAACCCGATCGAGGCCCACTTCGGACCGCTGAGGCAGTTCACCATCGCCAACTCCCACCACCCCAACCACACCGTCCAGACCCGCGCCCTGCACGCCTACCTGCGCTGGCGCAACGCCAACGCCCGCCACCGCGACGTCCTGACCGCCGAACGTAAGGAACGCGCCCGCATCCGCAGCGAGAAGAACATCCGCTGGGGCGGACGCCCCCTCGCCGCTGCGGCCTGA
- a CDS encoding helix-turn-helix transcriptional regulator, translating to MPPLLLDDDEAVAVAVGLGAVATQRLGVEETSLTALAKLEQVLPSRLRRRVEAVREATSVVPGAEPPLDLSALGVVAAAIRGHERLRFGYTKAGGSEGARHTEPQRLVSWGPLWYLLAWDLDRDDWRVFRVDRMVPRAPTGARFQPRMIPEDDAVKYVVGRVSRAAWKYRARILVHAPAATVAAKILLPVEIQVVDESTCHVELGSDDPDRLALWMTQLDVDIEVIDGDELAVAFDRLAARFRRAAGGASTT from the coding sequence ATGCCCCCGCTGCTGCTCGACGACGACGAGGCCGTCGCCGTCGCGGTCGGATTGGGTGCGGTCGCGACCCAGAGGCTTGGCGTCGAAGAGACATCGCTCACCGCGCTCGCGAAGCTGGAGCAAGTGCTGCCCTCGCGCCTGCGGCGGCGTGTCGAGGCGGTGCGCGAGGCGACGAGCGTCGTTCCAGGGGCTGAACCGCCGCTCGATCTCTCGGCTCTCGGCGTGGTCGCCGCCGCGATCCGCGGCCACGAACGGCTCCGGTTCGGATACACGAAGGCCGGGGGCAGCGAAGGGGCCCGCCACACCGAACCGCAACGGCTGGTGAGCTGGGGGCCGCTCTGGTACCTGCTCGCGTGGGATCTCGACCGTGACGACTGGCGGGTCTTCCGTGTCGACCGCATGGTTCCGCGCGCACCGACGGGTGCGCGTTTCCAGCCGCGCATGATTCCTGAGGACGATGCCGTCAAGTATGTCGTCGGACGCGTCAGCAGGGCGGCCTGGAAGTACCGCGCCCGGATACTCGTGCATGCTCCCGCCGCCACGGTCGCCGCGAAGATCCTCCTCCCGGTCGAGATCCAGGTGGTCGACGAGTCCACGTGCCATGTCGAGCTGGGTTCCGACGACCCAGACCGGCTCGCGCTGTGGATGACACAGCTCGACGTCGACATCGAGGTGATCGACGGAGACGAGCTCGCGGTGGCGTTCGATCGCCTCGCGGCGAGGTTCCGCCGCGCGGCGGGTGGCGCATCCACGACGTGA
- a CDS encoding ABC transporter permease, with product MRSTYWVLGVGALTVIGINVNSAASNADRLAHQTQRPSERPGIPDRPEFLFDPLTTAFVDPAWQLFMIIAATVGAIAIFAEYSTGLIRTTFAAVPDRQAVIAAKMTVVSVVMLTLGTLVSGTSFGVTQMLLRDYGGLSLGDPGALRAVAAAALLAPLCALVGMAVGAAVRHAAGSVVTVIALLLLVPALFQGERFRWVKEVGNAMPLSAWERLVTNPERAHDLGKYPLTVTEAWIVYGAWATAAVAIAVLVVRRRDV from the coding sequence ATGCGATCCACTTACTGGGTGCTCGGCGTCGGCGCGCTGACCGTGATCGGCATCAATGTGAACTCCGCCGCGTCCAACGCGGACCGGCTGGCGCATCAGACACAGCGGCCGTCGGAGAGGCCGGGGATTCCGGACCGCCCTGAGTTCCTATTCGATCCGCTCACCACGGCGTTCGTCGATCCCGCCTGGCAACTGTTCATGATCATCGCTGCCACAGTTGGCGCGATCGCGATCTTCGCCGAGTACTCAACTGGGCTGATCCGTACGACCTTCGCCGCCGTCCCCGACCGGCAGGCGGTGATCGCCGCCAAGATGACCGTGGTGTCGGTGGTCATGCTGACACTCGGCACGCTCGTCTCCGGCACCTCCTTCGGCGTCACCCAGATGCTGCTGCGTGATTATGGCGGCCTGTCGCTGGGCGACCCGGGCGCACTGCGCGCCGTGGCCGCAGCCGCTCTTCTCGCACCGCTGTGTGCGCTGGTCGGTATGGCGGTGGGTGCGGCCGTCCGGCACGCCGCGGGCTCCGTCGTCACGGTCATTGCCCTGCTGTTGCTGGTACCGGCGCTCTTCCAGGGCGAGCGCTTCCGCTGGGTCAAGGAGGTCGGCAACGCCATGCCGCTCAGCGCCTGGGAGCGGCTGGTGACGAACCCGGAGCGGGCGCACGACCTGGGCAAGTATCCGCTGACAGTCACCGAGGCGTGGATCGTGTACGGCGCGTGGGCCACCGCTGCGGTGGCCATCGCGGTGCTCGTGGTGCGACGCCGGGACGTGTGA
- a CDS encoding IS630 family transposase — translation MTSTAGASVPRRGPKLEPLLLSAEERAELERWTRRATSAQALALRARIVLACAGPEVPPIVVVARELRVAADTVRKWRRRFLAERLDGLVDEPRPGRPPTISVDQVEAVVVTTLEQLPKNATHWSRKSMAQHSGLSKSTVGRIWRQFQLRPHLADTFKLSTDPLFVEKVYDVVGLYFNPPEGAVVLSVDEKSQIQALDRSQPVLPIMPGMPERRTHDYVRNGLTTLFAAFDVATGEVITALHRRHRAAEFKKFLIRIDKEVPAHLQVHLIVDNYGTHKTPAIKAWLAKHPRFELHFTPTGSSWINQVERWFGYLAHQMIRRGAHKNIQALEADIRAWVKDWNEDPKPFIWTKTAEEILDSLARFCRRISGAGH, via the coding sequence GTGACTTCTACTGCTGGTGCGTCAGTTCCTCGTCGGGGCCCCAAGTTGGAGCCGTTGCTGCTGTCCGCGGAGGAGCGGGCGGAGCTGGAGCGGTGGACGCGTCGGGCGACATCGGCCCAGGCCCTGGCCCTGCGAGCGCGGATTGTCCTGGCGTGTGCGGGGCCGGAAGTACCGCCGATCGTCGTGGTCGCCCGGGAGCTTCGGGTGGCCGCGGACACGGTCCGCAAGTGGCGGCGGCGCTTTCTCGCCGAGCGGCTGGACGGGCTGGTCGACGAGCCCAGGCCGGGCCGGCCGCCCACCATCAGCGTCGATCAGGTGGAGGCGGTGGTGGTCACCACGCTGGAACAGCTGCCGAAGAACGCCACCCACTGGTCCAGGAAATCGATGGCCCAGCACAGCGGCCTGTCGAAGTCGACCGTGGGCCGGATCTGGCGGCAGTTCCAGCTCAGGCCGCATCTGGCGGACACCTTCAAGCTGTCGACGGACCCGCTGTTCGTGGAGAAGGTCTACGACGTCGTGGGCCTGTACTTCAACCCTCCTGAGGGTGCGGTGGTGCTCTCGGTGGACGAGAAGTCGCAGATCCAGGCCCTGGACCGGTCCCAGCCGGTGCTGCCGATAATGCCGGGCATGCCCGAGCGGCGCACCCACGACTACGTCCGCAACGGCCTGACCACCTTGTTCGCCGCGTTCGACGTCGCCACGGGTGAGGTCATCACTGCCCTGCACCGCCGGCACCGGGCCGCGGAGTTCAAGAAGTTCCTGATCCGGATCGACAAAGAGGTGCCCGCACACCTGCAGGTCCATCTGATCGTGGACAACTACGGCACCCACAAGACCCCTGCGATCAAAGCCTGGCTGGCCAAACACCCGCGGTTCGAGCTGCACTTCACCCCGACCGGCTCCTCCTGGATCAACCAGGTCGAGCGGTGGTTCGGCTACCTGGCCCACCAGATGATCCGCCGCGGCGCACACAAGAACATCCAGGCCCTGGAAGCCGACATCCGGGCCTGGGTCAAGGACTGGAACGAAGACCCCAAGCCGTTCATCTGGACCAAGACAGCCGAAGAGATCCTCGACTCCCTCGCCCGCTTCTGCCGACGGATCTCTGGCGCAGGACACTAG